One window of Elaeis guineensis isolate ETL-2024a chromosome 11, EG11, whole genome shotgun sequence genomic DNA carries:
- the LOC140850869 gene encoding uncharacterized protein isoform X4: MENDESHSEHHNNSDMENNDESLSVEFLEEGEEEENISEQRAVSGPTLLADVWDMPEENTIVVKFNDRGQPVDEKGRVLASFLGIMARNGALTPLNFSDWRTFPKEGKSKLLAFVKAEVAKALVKQK, translated from the exons ATGGAGAATGATGAGTCTCACTCGGAACATCACAATAATAGTGATATGGAAAATAATGATGAATCTCTAAGTGTTGAATTtctagaggaaggagaagaggaagaaaatatatcag AACAAAGGGCTGTAAGTGGACCTACTCTATTGGCTGATGTTTGGGACATGCCTGAAGAAAACACAATTGTTGTAAAGTTTAATGATCGTGGGCAACCCGTTGATGAAAAAGGGCGAGTGCTAGCTAGTTTTTTAGGGATCATGGCAAGAAATGGTGCACTAACTCCTTTGAATTTTAGCGATTGGAGAACCTTTCCAAAAGAGGGAAAAAGCAAACTTTTGGCATTTGTGAAG GCCGAAGTTGCTAAAGCTCTAGTGAAGCAAAAATAG
- the LOC140850869 gene encoding uncharacterized protein isoform X3: MENDESHSEHHNNSDMENNDESLSVEFLEEGEEEENISEQRAVSGPTLLADVWDMPEENTIVVKFNDRGQPVDEKGRVLASFLGIMARNGALTPLNFSDWRTFPKEGKSKLLAFVKVSFISFEWSLGGFTMNDDDASMQICRSC, from the exons ATGGAGAATGATGAGTCTCACTCGGAACATCACAATAATAGTGATATGGAAAATAATGATGAATCTCTAAGTGTTGAATTtctagaggaaggagaagaggaagaaaatatatcag AACAAAGGGCTGTAAGTGGACCTACTCTATTGGCTGATGTTTGGGACATGCCTGAAGAAAACACAATTGTTGTAAAGTTTAATGATCGTGGGCAACCCGTTGATGAAAAAGGGCGAGTGCTAGCTAGTTTTTTAGGGATCATGGCAAGAAATGGTGCACTAACTCCTTTGAATTTTAGCGATTGGAGAACCTTTCCAAAAGAGGGAAAAAGCAAACTTTTGGCATTTGTGAAG GTTTCCTTCATATCCTTCGAGTGGAGTCTTGGGGGATTTACTATGAACGATGATGATGCCAGTATGCAAATCT GCCGAAGTTGCTAA
- the LOC140850869 gene encoding uncharacterized protein isoform X2, whose amino-acid sequence MENDESHSEHHNNSDMENNDESLSVEFLEEGEEEENISEQRAVSGPTLLADVWDMPEENTIVVKFNDRGQPVDEKGRVLASFLGIMARNGALTPLNFSDWRTFPKEGKSKLLAFVKVSFISFEWSLGGFTMNDDDASMQICGSSFNPIWGS is encoded by the exons ATGGAGAATGATGAGTCTCACTCGGAACATCACAATAATAGTGATATGGAAAATAATGATGAATCTCTAAGTGTTGAATTtctagaggaaggagaagaggaagaaaatatatcag AACAAAGGGCTGTAAGTGGACCTACTCTATTGGCTGATGTTTGGGACATGCCTGAAGAAAACACAATTGTTGTAAAGTTTAATGATCGTGGGCAACCCGTTGATGAAAAAGGGCGAGTGCTAGCTAGTTTTTTAGGGATCATGGCAAGAAATGGTGCACTAACTCCTTTGAATTTTAGCGATTGGAGAACCTTTCCAAAAGAGGGAAAAAGCAAACTTTTGGCATTTGTGAAG GTTTCCTTCATATCCTTCGAGTGGAGTCTTGGGGGATTTACTATGAACGATGATGATGCCAGTATGCAAATCTGTGGGTCATCATTTAATCCTATATGGGGTTCTTAG
- the LOC140850869 gene encoding uncharacterized protein isoform X1 produces MENDESHSEHHNNSDMENNDESLSVEFLEEGEEEENISEQRAVSGPTLLADVWDMPEENTIVVKFNDRGQPVDEKGRVLASFLGIMARNGALTPLNFSDWRTFPKEGKSKLLAFVKAKFTIPRIGDDWVLKSIAKKWRDYKSNLKPEYTEKYRTLQELHSNKPDHISRDQWKTLVWIMMAGWVL; encoded by the exons ATGGAGAATGATGAGTCTCACTCGGAACATCACAATAATAGTGATATGGAAAATAATGATGAATCTCTAAGTGTTGAATTtctagaggaaggagaagaggaagaaaatatatcag AACAAAGGGCTGTAAGTGGACCTACTCTATTGGCTGATGTTTGGGACATGCCTGAAGAAAACACAATTGTTGTAAAGTTTAATGATCGTGGGCAACCCGTTGATGAAAAAGGGCGAGTGCTAGCTAGTTTTTTAGGGATCATGGCAAGAAATGGTGCACTAACTCCTTTGAATTTTAGCGATTGGAGAACCTTTCCAAAAGAGGGAAAAAGCAAACTTTTGGCATTTGTGAAG GCAAAGTTTACTATTCCACGAATTGGTGATGATTGGGTTCTTAAGTCCATAGCAAAAAAATGGAGGGATTACAAAAGTAATTTGAAGCCTGAGTACACAGAAAAATATAGAACTCTTCAGGAGCTACATTCGAATAAACCTGACCATATATCAAGAGATCAATGGAAAACTTTGGTTTGGATTATGATGGCTGGTTGGGTTTTATAA